A single window of uncultured Pseudodesulfovibrio sp. DNA harbors:
- a CDS encoding lipid-binding SYLF domain-containing protein, producing MDTRHCFIWLLILGFILMAGCAGKTTRGADGDIAAANALVDEAANVLETTIRNDHEGVIGKMINKAKGVLIIPAIGEASLLVSIGGGNAVLMASTDEGWTGPVFMTKGSVGFGFQAGVSKQSGIVLFMHEDDVRYMLLTGAILQAHARLIVLNIDYEIHETDEFYESGNVYFVGERSGLYAGLAVNSGGFTDRTVLNEAYTGVKGGGPRAILLEQKIQPEAAKRLRELLDTAKAAE from the coding sequence ATGGATACACGTCACTGTTTTATTTGGCTCCTGATACTGGGATTCATCCTGATGGCTGGATGCGCCGGGAAAACCACCCGTGGCGCAGATGGTGATATTGCCGCTGCAAATGCACTGGTGGATGAGGCTGCGAACGTCCTTGAAACGACGATTCGGAATGATCACGAAGGTGTCATCGGCAAGATGATCAACAAGGCCAAGGGCGTGTTGATCATTCCCGCCATTGGCGAGGCGAGCCTACTTGTGTCCATAGGTGGTGGCAACGCAGTTTTGATGGCCTCGACGGATGAAGGTTGGACTGGGCCGGTTTTTATGACCAAGGGGTCGGTCGGATTCGGATTTCAGGCAGGAGTTTCAAAACAGTCCGGCATTGTCTTGTTTATGCATGAAGATGATGTTCGTTACATGTTGCTGACAGGTGCCATTTTGCAGGCCCATGCCCGCCTGATTGTTCTCAATATTGATTATGAAATTCATGAAACTGATGAATTTTATGAATCCGGTAACGTGTATTTTGTGGGAGAGCGGAGTGGATTGTATGCGGGGTTAGCCGTCAATAGCGGTGGTTTCACTGACCGGACGGTTTTGAACGAAGCATACACCGGCGTGAAAGGCGGTGGACCACGAGCCATCCTTTTGGAACAGAAAATTCAACCTGAAGCTGCAAAGCGTTTGCGTGAACTGCTGGACACGGCAAAGGCCGCTGAGTAG